A window of Cellulomonas fimi contains these coding sequences:
- a CDS encoding CPBP family intramembrane glutamic endopeptidase — protein sequence MSTSTAARPAGTRTPRPASWRNVTIYAVGVMVLSVLGGLALAGAEDKSTSPGALLFVLSPILMAVALRTLGRDGWADAGLGIGRERGWYVFGALWIPAASAVALLVGALTGRVHAGDGGLSLFGTLVATGLVARTLFALFEEWGWRGYLEPRLQALGVRGLRRHLAVGALWAVWHVPYILAMGSEYTDVPLALQIPLFTVAVLAMAVVLGVMRARTGSVWPAVVEHGLANAVAFALLDPGVVRIDAPLAFAARPESLVVLPILVATAVVVWRRWGLRD from the coding sequence ATGTCCACGTCCACCGCCGCACGTCCCGCCGGCACCCGTACGCCCCGACCCGCGTCGTGGCGCAACGTCACGATCTACGCCGTCGGCGTCATGGTCCTGTCCGTCCTCGGCGGGCTCGCGCTCGCCGGCGCGGAGGACAAGTCGACGAGCCCCGGCGCGCTGCTGTTCGTCCTGAGCCCGATCCTCATGGCGGTCGCGCTGCGCACGCTCGGCCGCGACGGCTGGGCCGACGCGGGCCTGGGGATCGGCCGCGAGCGCGGCTGGTACGTCTTCGGCGCGCTGTGGATCCCTGCGGCGAGCGCGGTCGCGCTGCTGGTCGGGGCCCTGACGGGCCGCGTCCACGCGGGCGACGGCGGGCTGTCGCTGTTCGGCACGCTCGTCGCGACCGGCCTGGTCGCGCGCACGCTGTTCGCGCTGTTCGAGGAGTGGGGCTGGCGCGGGTACCTGGAGCCGCGGCTCCAGGCACTCGGTGTGCGCGGGCTGCGGCGGCACCTCGCGGTCGGCGCGCTGTGGGCCGTCTGGCACGTGCCGTACATCCTCGCGATGGGCTCCGAGTACACCGACGTGCCGCTCGCGCTGCAGATCCCGCTGTTCACGGTCGCGGTCCTCGCGATGGCCGTCGTGCTCGGCGTCATGCGGGCCCGGACGGGCAGCGTGTGGCCGGCGGTCGTCGAGCACGGCCTCGCCAACGCGGTCGCGTTCGCGCTCCTCGACCCGGGCGTCGTCCGCATCGACGCACCGCTCGCCTTCGCGGCCCGTCCGGAGTCGCTCGTCGTCCTGCCGATCCTGGTCGCCACGGCCGTCGTCGTCTGGCGCCGCTGGGGACTGCGCGACTGA
- a CDS encoding SHOCT domain-containing protein, whose protein sequence is MTDETRSNLDARLQRHGFARDVHRGLSKGIGFLPVSDETKSMLTARSGEAVAFAAETGVALANGAVVAGKGAVDAAREGYHAFEEKREEEAAAAKRPFSIVTAPPEAPAPVAEPADAAAGTPGPEGEGDLLERLERLGSLRAAGHLSDAEFEAAKARLLTGA, encoded by the coding sequence ATGACCGACGAGACGCGCTCGAACCTCGACGCCCGGCTGCAGCGGCACGGGTTCGCGCGGGACGTGCACCGCGGGCTCAGCAAGGGCATCGGCTTCCTCCCCGTGAGCGACGAGACGAAGTCGATGCTGACGGCGCGCAGCGGCGAGGCCGTGGCGTTCGCCGCGGAGACGGGCGTCGCGCTCGCGAACGGGGCGGTCGTCGCGGGCAAGGGCGCGGTCGACGCGGCCCGCGAGGGGTACCACGCGTTCGAGGAGAAGCGCGAGGAGGAGGCGGCGGCGGCGAAGCGGCCGTTCTCCATCGTGACGGCTCCGCCCGAGGCGCCCGCGCCCGTCGCGGAGCCGGCCGACGCGGCGGCGGGTACCCCCGGCCCCGAAGGTGAGGGCGACCTGCTGGAGCGGCTGGAGCGGCTGGGGTCGCTCCGTGCGGCGGGCCACCTGTCGGACGCGGAGTTCGAGGCGGCGAAGGCGCGCCTGCTGACGGGCGCCTGA
- a CDS encoding RDD family protein: protein MTTTEATATTGSAPSDPAGPRNAHWWRRAVASVADGLLVAAVAWLATGSFVPVPFRPVPVLPPTGVPVIEPDGRFSWWTCAAVVLLLVLQAFTGMTPGKAMVGVRVVRERDGAPAGLPVTVLRDLLHALDWILLVGWLRPLWHPRRQTFADSVVRTVVVRARVDVPVPVVVGVATATAGALVLAPAVTESGETRVECTLVPDHASGLATLSGREPGDVWVTRLGVRRLSPARPPVVLSWTLAPGAEPDGTTLDVAVVGADGDAAWRSTVTFRDGAAWADDVTQVPELTIPRSVFDDAGPGALVELTGEADGTSEVLCALGFGDDATDVPLSPRVDR from the coding sequence GTGACGACGACCGAGGCGACGGCGACGACCGGTTCCGCGCCGAGCGATCCCGCGGGCCCGAGGAACGCGCACTGGTGGCGGCGGGCCGTCGCGTCGGTCGCGGACGGGCTGCTCGTCGCGGCGGTCGCGTGGCTCGCGACGGGGTCGTTCGTGCCGGTGCCGTTCCGGCCGGTGCCGGTGCTGCCGCCGACCGGGGTGCCGGTGATCGAACCGGACGGGCGGTTCTCGTGGTGGACGTGCGCGGCGGTGGTCCTGCTGCTGGTGCTCCAGGCGTTCACCGGGATGACGCCGGGCAAGGCGATGGTCGGCGTCCGCGTGGTCCGGGAGCGCGACGGTGCGCCCGCGGGGCTGCCGGTCACGGTGCTGCGGGACCTGCTGCACGCGCTCGACTGGATCCTGCTCGTCGGCTGGCTGCGACCGCTGTGGCACCCGCGGCGGCAGACGTTCGCCGACTCGGTCGTGCGGACGGTGGTCGTGCGCGCCCGGGTGGACGTGCCGGTGCCGGTGGTCGTCGGCGTCGCGACCGCCACCGCCGGGGCCCTGGTGCTCGCGCCCGCCGTGACGGAGAGCGGCGAGACGAGGGTCGAGTGCACGCTCGTCCCCGACCACGCCTCGGGTCTCGCGACCCTGTCCGGACGCGAGCCCGGGGACGTCTGGGTCACGCGGCTCGGCGTCCGGCGGCTGTCGCCGGCGCGTCCGCCGGTCGTGCTGTCGTGGACGCTCGCCCCCGGCGCCGAACCGGACGGGACGACGCTCGACGTGGCGGTCGTCGGGGCGGACGGTGACGCGGCGTGGCGCTCGACGGTCACGTTCCGTGACGGTGCCGCCTGGGCGGACGACGTGACCCAGGTGCCGGAGCTGACGATCCCTCGCAGCGTGTTCGACGACGCGGGACCGGGCGCGCTCGTCGAGCTCACCGGGGAGGCCGACGGGACGTCGGAGGTGCTGTGCGCGCTCGGGTTCGGTGACGACGCCACGGACGTGCCCCTGTCACCGCGCGTCGATCGGTGA
- a CDS encoding glycosyl hydrolase 53 family protein, with protein MTPTRSRSTRAARATTAAIAVGAAILAPTALSAAAEDTGPVDAGIFVEKVDGLPADFAAGVDVSSVLSLEDSGTVFRDADGQQADLFEVLADHDITYVRVRVWNDPYDADGNGYGGGTVDVPRAVEIGRRATEAGLRVLVDFHYSDFWADPAKVHVPKAWADLTDAERADAAGDFTADTLDAFSAAGVDVGMVQIGNESNNGIAGIRCESGSATDASWAPCVAVYEAGSAAVRASDYGDDALVALHFTNPENGRYASYAGILDRAGVDYDVFASSWYPMWHGSLTNLTSVLKHVADTYDKKVMVAETSWAYTTDNGDQHGNTINTSTTPVYPISVQGQADLVRDVIAAVHAVGDAGIGVFYWEPAWLPVGGPSDWASQNALWEQFGSGWASSYAGAYDEDARDWHGGSAWDNQALFAFDGTPLESLDVFRYVRTGATTERVPTSVEKPVVDVRLGDPVTLPSTITVRYNDGTEETASVTWGGALSWIRGTGTYSIPGRTSTGVDTVATVRVRAENVVVNGSFEDADTSMWDLTYSVASGDNAIKTTGNATDGTRAVAFWAGTPFTVDLSQQLTGVPAGTYTLSATLHGGDQTGTDLTIWAWNETSGTRSTPVWLAGWNKPTTFTVPDVVVGDDGLVKVGAWLSLDAPAWGVIDNVRLEPSVAATTVDTAALEAALADADAVDRDAWTPASLAVLDDAVASGRVILAAGQPTQQDVDDVTALVTGAVDGLEPAATPTPTPTVTTTATPTPSHDPTGTPTTTPTSGPTTTPAPTASPSSGSPAITASRTTVRPGDTVTVTVTGVAGTQVEVGVASTYQRLATVPVVGGTATATVTIPTTLSPGLHHLQVRDASGVVLAQVEIRVAGASLATTGADLAAPVATGVLLLLLGGAAVVVATRRRAGAGRATA; from the coding sequence ATGACGCCCACCAGATCCCGCTCGACGCGTGCCGCGCGAGCGACCACCGCCGCGATCGCCGTCGGTGCGGCGATCCTCGCGCCCACCGCCCTGTCCGCCGCCGCCGAGGACACCGGCCCCGTCGACGCGGGCATCTTCGTGGAGAAGGTCGACGGCCTGCCCGCCGACTTCGCCGCCGGCGTCGACGTGTCTTCCGTGCTGTCGCTCGAGGACAGCGGCACCGTGTTCCGCGACGCCGACGGGCAGCAGGCCGACCTGTTCGAGGTGCTCGCCGACCACGACATCACCTACGTCCGCGTGCGTGTCTGGAACGACCCGTACGACGCCGACGGGAACGGCTACGGCGGCGGGACGGTCGACGTCCCCCGTGCGGTCGAGATCGGCCGCCGCGCGACCGAGGCCGGGCTGCGCGTGCTCGTCGACTTCCACTACTCCGACTTCTGGGCCGACCCGGCCAAGGTGCACGTGCCGAAGGCGTGGGCGGACCTGACCGACGCCGAGCGCGCCGACGCCGCGGGCGACTTCACCGCCGACACGCTCGACGCGTTCTCGGCGGCCGGCGTCGACGTCGGCATGGTGCAGATCGGCAACGAGTCGAACAACGGGATCGCGGGCATCCGCTGCGAGTCCGGGAGCGCCACGGACGCGTCGTGGGCGCCGTGCGTCGCCGTCTACGAGGCCGGGTCCGCGGCCGTCCGCGCGTCCGACTACGGCGACGACGCGCTCGTCGCGCTGCACTTCACCAACCCCGAGAACGGCCGGTACGCGAGCTACGCGGGCATCCTCGACCGGGCGGGTGTCGACTACGACGTGTTCGCGAGCTCGTGGTACCCGATGTGGCACGGCTCGCTGACGAACCTCACGAGCGTCCTGAAGCACGTCGCCGACACCTACGACAAGAAGGTCATGGTGGCCGAGACGTCGTGGGCGTACACGACCGACAACGGCGACCAGCACGGCAACACGATCAACACCTCCACGACGCCCGTCTACCCGATCAGCGTCCAGGGCCAGGCCGACCTGGTGCGCGACGTGATCGCGGCCGTGCACGCCGTGGGCGACGCGGGCATCGGCGTCTTCTACTGGGAGCCCGCGTGGCTGCCCGTCGGCGGTCCGTCGGACTGGGCGTCGCAGAACGCCCTGTGGGAGCAGTTCGGCTCCGGCTGGGCGTCGAGCTACGCGGGCGCGTACGACGAGGACGCGCGCGACTGGCACGGCGGCTCCGCGTGGGACAACCAGGCGCTGTTCGCGTTCGACGGCACCCCGCTCGAGTCCCTCGACGTGTTCCGGTACGTCCGCACCGGCGCGACGACCGAGCGTGTCCCCACGTCCGTCGAGAAGCCCGTCGTCGACGTCCGCCTCGGCGACCCCGTGACGCTGCCGTCGACGATCACCGTCCGGTACAACGACGGCACGGAGGAGACCGCGTCCGTCACGTGGGGCGGCGCGCTCAGCTGGATCCGCGGGACCGGCACGTACAGCATCCCGGGCCGTACGTCGACGGGCGTCGACACGGTCGCCACGGTCCGCGTCCGCGCGGAGAACGTCGTCGTCAACGGGTCCTTCGAGGACGCCGACACGAGCATGTGGGACCTCACGTACTCGGTCGCGTCGGGCGACAACGCCATCAAGACGACGGGCAACGCGACCGACGGCACGCGCGCGGTCGCGTTCTGGGCGGGCACGCCGTTCACGGTCGACCTCAGCCAGCAGCTCACGGGCGTCCCCGCCGGCACGTACACGCTGTCGGCCACGCTGCACGGCGGCGACCAGACCGGCACCGACCTCACCATCTGGGCCTGGAACGAGACGAGCGGCACCCGGTCCACGCCCGTGTGGCTCGCAGGCTGGAACAAGCCGACGACGTTCACCGTGCCCGACGTGGTCGTCGGCGACGACGGGCTGGTGAAGGTCGGCGCGTGGCTGAGCCTCGACGCACCCGCGTGGGGCGTGATCGACAACGTGCGGCTCGAGCCGTCGGTCGCGGCCACCACGGTCGACACCGCCGCCCTGGAGGCGGCACTGGCCGACGCCGACGCGGTCGACCGTGACGCGTGGACGCCGGCGTCGCTCGCGGTGCTCGACGACGCGGTCGCGTCGGGTCGCGTGATCCTCGCGGCCGGACAGCCGACACAGCAGGACGTCGACGACGTGACCGCTCTCGTGACGGGCGCGGTCGACGGGCTGGAGCCCGCGGCGACGCCCACCCCGACGCCGACCGTCACGACCACGGCGACGCCCACGCCCTCGCACGACCCGACGGGCACGCCCACGACCACGCCGACGTCGGGCCCGACGACGACGCCCGCCCCGACCGCGTCGCCGTCGTCGGGCAGTCCGGCGATCACCGCGAGCCGGACCACGGTCCGACCCGGCGACACCGTCACCGTGACGGTCACCGGCGTCGCCGGCACGCAGGTCGAGGTCGGCGTCGCCAGCACGTACCAGCGCCTCGCGACCGTCCCGGTCGTGGGCGGCACGGCGACGGCGACGGTCACGATCCCGACGACGCTCTCGCCCGGTCTCCACCACCTGCAGGTGCGCGACGCCTCGGGAGTGGTGCTCGCGCAGGTCGAGATCCGGGTCGCGGGCGCATCGCTCGCCACGACGGGCGCTGACCTCGCGGCGCCGGTCGCGACGGGCGTGCTGCTCCTCCTGCTCGGCGGTGCGGCGGTCGTCGTCGCGACGCGGCGGCGGGCCGGCGCAGGTCGGGCGACCGCCTGA
- a CDS encoding FAD-dependent oxidoreductase: protein MTSSTPALTIDRDPAAPPAEDAAPRPALLSVDDDPAVSRAVARDLRRRYGSRYRIVRAESGDAALEALRELKLRGEQVAVLLADHRMPGMTGIEFLEQAMDLFPTARRILLTAYADTEAAIDAVNVVDLDHYLLKPWAPPEEKLYPVIDAQLDAWAASAPAPVPQAKVVGHRWSARSSEVREFLARNQVSYRWFSSDSPEGRRLLEAAGADESAVPLVVTPEGEPLRSPDDATLAARVGLTTTPATDFYDLVVVGGGPAGLSAALYGASEGLRTALIERVATGGQAGQSSRIENYLGFPDGVSGAQLTERARRQALRFGAEIVLAADVVSLEVNGAARHVRLGDGSVVGAHTVLLANGVSYRELDGPGLAALTGRGVYYGSALTEAPACTDQDVYIVGGANSAGQSAMHLSRTARSVTLVVRGEGLSASMSHYLVEQIEANPKVHVRTCCEVVEAIGDDHLERLVLRDSTTGEKHEVPTSHLFVFIGAVPRTDWLDGTVARDPRGFVLAGPDLLDEGRPPSGWPLDRPPYHLETSRPGVFVAGDARAESAKRVASAVGEGAMAVMLVHRYLEQL, encoded by the coding sequence GTGACGTCGAGCACCCCGGCCCTCACCATCGACCGCGACCCGGCGGCGCCCCCCGCCGAGGACGCCGCCCCGCGCCCCGCGCTGCTGTCCGTCGACGACGACCCGGCCGTCTCCCGGGCGGTCGCGCGCGACCTGCGCCGCCGGTACGGCTCCCGCTACCGGATCGTGCGCGCCGAGTCGGGTGACGCCGCCCTGGAGGCGCTGCGCGAGCTCAAGCTGCGCGGCGAGCAGGTCGCGGTGCTGCTCGCCGACCACCGCATGCCCGGGATGACGGGCATCGAGTTCCTGGAGCAGGCGATGGACCTGTTCCCGACCGCCCGACGCATCCTGCTGACCGCGTACGCGGACACCGAGGCGGCGATCGACGCGGTCAACGTCGTCGACCTCGACCACTACCTGCTCAAGCCGTGGGCGCCGCCGGAGGAGAAGCTGTACCCGGTGATCGACGCGCAGCTCGACGCGTGGGCCGCGAGCGCGCCGGCACCGGTGCCGCAGGCGAAGGTGGTCGGGCACCGCTGGTCGGCGCGGTCGTCGGAGGTGCGGGAGTTCCTGGCGCGCAACCAGGTGTCGTACCGGTGGTTCTCGTCAGACTCGCCCGAGGGGCGCCGGCTGCTGGAGGCAGCGGGCGCGGACGAGTCGGCGGTGCCGCTCGTCGTGACGCCCGAGGGCGAGCCGCTGCGGTCGCCGGACGACGCGACGCTGGCCGCACGGGTCGGGCTGACGACGACGCCCGCGACGGACTTCTACGACCTCGTGGTCGTGGGCGGCGGGCCCGCAGGGCTGTCGGCGGCGCTGTACGGGGCGTCGGAGGGGCTGCGCACGGCGCTCATCGAGCGCGTCGCGACGGGCGGTCAGGCGGGGCAGAGCTCACGGATCGAGAACTACCTCGGCTTCCCGGACGGGGTGTCGGGCGCGCAGCTCACCGAGCGGGCGCGGCGGCAGGCGCTGCGGTTCGGCGCCGAGATCGTGCTGGCGGCGGACGTCGTCTCGCTCGAGGTCAACGGCGCCGCGCGGCACGTGCGGCTGGGCGACGGCAGCGTCGTGGGTGCGCACACCGTGCTGCTGGCGAACGGGGTCTCGTACCGCGAGCTCGACGGTCCGGGGCTCGCGGCGCTCACCGGGCGCGGCGTCTACTACGGATCGGCGCTGACCGAGGCGCCGGCGTGCACGGACCAGGACGTGTACATCGTCGGCGGCGCGAACTCGGCGGGGCAGTCGGCGATGCACCTGTCCCGCACGGCCCGCTCGGTGACGCTCGTCGTGCGCGGCGAGGGGCTGTCGGCGTCGATGTCGCACTACCTGGTCGAGCAGATCGAGGCGAACCCCAAGGTGCACGTGCGCACCTGTTGCGAGGTGGTCGAGGCGATCGGCGACGACCACCTGGAACGCCTCGTGCTGCGCGACTCGACGACGGGCGAGAAGCACGAGGTGCCGACGAGCCACCTGTTCGTGTTCATCGGCGCGGTCCCGCGTACCGACTGGCTCGACGGGACGGTCGCGCGCGACCCCCGCGGGTTCGTGCTCGCCGGACCCGACCTGCTCGACGAGGGCCGACCGCCGAGCGGCTGGCCGCTCGACCGGCCGCCCTACCACCTGGAGACCAGCCGACCCGGGGTGTTCGTCGCGGGCGACGCCCGTGCCGAGTCGGCCAAGCGCGTCGCGTCCGCCGTGGGCGAGGGAGCGATGGCGGTCATGCTCGTCCACCGGTACCTGGAGCAGCTGTGA
- a CDS encoding TIGR02391 family protein: MRAEKAIDALEGLKTEATTSAVMSGGEHLTAWQGKVRGVLVAALGRDDHLVERLDAVRYTLGAWSTSTPDYRFEQARHGGIRNACGVIDAAIYQLRLRVDDEEPVDLRSFDPELWEHVKRLVEDQDWGKVASQSAIFLEDRVRTWAGDPKTGKGDSLVGKDLMGRVFADESDWRLGSRAAEREGWRALATGFAQALSNVDRHKIQRREDAQRYAIGVLGLGSLLLTQLRHEHGELIEDIQTGADEGAS; this comes from the coding sequence ATGCGCGCGGAGAAGGCGATCGACGCCCTCGAGGGCCTCAAGACGGAAGCGACGACGTCCGCGGTGATGAGCGGGGGTGAGCACCTCACGGCATGGCAAGGCAAGGTGCGCGGGGTTCTCGTTGCTGCCCTCGGCAGGGATGATCACCTCGTCGAGAGGCTTGACGCCGTTCGCTACACGCTGGGCGCGTGGAGCACGAGCACGCCCGACTACCGCTTCGAGCAGGCGCGGCACGGCGGCATCCGCAATGCGTGCGGAGTGATCGACGCCGCCATCTACCAACTGCGCCTGCGGGTCGACGACGAGGAGCCCGTCGACCTTCGGTCGTTCGATCCAGAGCTATGGGAGCACGTGAAACGGCTCGTCGAGGATCAGGACTGGGGGAAGGTGGCGAGCCAGTCGGCGATCTTCCTCGAGGATCGTGTCCGCACGTGGGCCGGCGACCCGAAGACCGGCAAGGGCGACTCGTTGGTGGGCAAGGACTTGATGGGACGCGTCTTCGCTGACGAGAGCGACTGGCGTCTCGGGTCGCGAGCGGCGGAACGGGAGGGCTGGCGTGCACTGGCTACCGGCTTCGCCCAGGCACTGAGCAACGTCGACCGCCACAAGATCCAGAGGCGCGAGGATGCCCAGCGCTACGCCATCGGCGTGCTCGGTCTCGGCAGCCTCCTACTCACGCAGCTGCGCCACGAGCATGGGGAGCTGAT
- a CDS encoding PadR family transcriptional regulator, translated as MSLKHAVLGFLSVAPMTGYDLRKHMEESVAHFWPADQAQIYRTLTVLAADGLVDVRTIPQEGRPDRREHSITPAGEAELDRWLASPVEYVPSRESFLVRLFFVGRLGVEQARAVLHERAAEARELVAVLEHTRHLNDQALAQAGGDVPLPIRLRLATLSNGLVHARAELTWIEDLLTELDEA; from the coding sequence ATGTCGCTGAAGCACGCCGTGCTCGGGTTCCTCTCGGTCGCACCGATGACGGGCTACGACCTGCGCAAGCACATGGAGGAGTCGGTCGCGCACTTCTGGCCGGCCGACCAGGCGCAGATCTACCGCACGCTCACCGTCCTGGCCGCCGACGGGCTCGTCGACGTCCGCACCATCCCGCAGGAGGGCCGCCCCGACCGGCGCGAGCACTCCATCACCCCCGCGGGCGAGGCCGAGCTCGACCGCTGGCTCGCCTCCCCCGTCGAGTACGTGCCGTCGCGCGAGTCGTTCCTCGTCCGCCTGTTCTTCGTCGGGCGCCTCGGCGTCGAGCAGGCACGCGCGGTGCTGCACGAGCGCGCCGCCGAGGCCCGCGAGCTCGTCGCCGTCCTCGAGCACACCCGCCATCTCAACGACCAGGCCCTCGCGCAGGCGGGCGGGGACGTCCCGCTCCCGATCCGCCTGCGGCTCGCCACGCTGTCCAACGGCCTGGTCCACGCCCGCGCCGAGCTCACCTGGATCGAGGACCTCCTCACCGAGCTCGACGAGGCCTGA
- a CDS encoding fatty acid desaturase family protein: MSTTALPASPVDGSAGSRRRAVSDFTELAHAVQAAGLMARRPGHYAARLSGAVVAMAGLVAAVVLVGDSWWQVAVAVVAAVVLTQVAFLGHDAAHRQIFASGRANTWASLVLANLFVGLSHGWWQHKHTRHHANPNKVGTDPDIDMKVLSFTPEQIARRESALSRWYLARQGFFFFPLLLLEGVALHVAGVRRVLSREPLERRGVEIALLTVRLVGAPALVLAVMSPLKALVVAVVQLALFGFYMGASFAPNHKGMPLLPKDARVDFLRRQVLTSRNIRGGRWVDVLMGGLNHQVEHHLFPSMPRATLRRAQPIVRAYCEARGIPYAQVSLVRSYRMIVDHLNTVGRPDRDLFACPITAAYRA, from the coding sequence ATGAGCACGACCGCCCTCCCCGCCTCGCCCGTCGACGGCTCCGCCGGCTCGCGCCGCCGCGCGGTCAGCGACTTCACCGAGCTCGCGCACGCCGTGCAGGCCGCCGGCCTCATGGCCCGCCGACCCGGCCACTACGCCGCACGCCTCTCCGGAGCGGTCGTCGCGATGGCGGGCCTCGTCGCCGCGGTCGTGCTGGTCGGCGACTCGTGGTGGCAGGTCGCGGTCGCCGTCGTCGCCGCCGTCGTCCTCACGCAGGTCGCGTTCCTCGGCCACGACGCCGCGCACCGGCAGATCTTCGCGTCGGGCCGCGCGAACACCTGGGCCAGCCTGGTCCTCGCGAACCTGTTCGTCGGCCTGAGCCACGGCTGGTGGCAGCACAAGCACACGCGCCACCACGCCAACCCGAACAAGGTCGGCACGGACCCCGACATCGACATGAAGGTCCTGTCGTTCACGCCCGAGCAGATCGCCCGGCGCGAGTCGGCGCTGTCGCGCTGGTACCTGGCCCGGCAGGGGTTCTTCTTCTTCCCGCTGCTGCTGCTCGAGGGTGTCGCGCTGCACGTCGCCGGGGTCCGGCGCGTGCTGTCGCGCGAGCCGCTGGAGCGTCGCGGCGTCGAGATCGCGCTGCTGACCGTCCGCCTCGTCGGCGCCCCTGCGCTGGTCCTCGCGGTGATGTCGCCGCTCAAGGCGCTCGTCGTCGCCGTCGTCCAGCTCGCGCTGTTCGGCTTCTACATGGGCGCGTCGTTCGCGCCCAACCACAAGGGCATGCCGCTGCTGCCCAAGGACGCGCGCGTCGACTTCCTGCGCCGCCAGGTGCTGACGAGCCGCAACATCCGCGGCGGCCGGTGGGTCGACGTGCTCATGGGCGGCCTCAACCACCAGGTCGAGCACCACCTGTTCCCGTCGATGCCCCGCGCGACGCTGCGCCGGGCGCAGCCGATCGTCCGCGCCTACTGCGAGGCGCGCGGCATCCCCTACGCGCAGGTGTCGCTGGTGCGCTCGTACCGGATGATCGTCGACCACCTCAACACCGTCGGCCGCCCGGACCGCGACCTGTTCGCCTGCCCGATCACGGCGGCCTACCGCGCCTGA